CCGCGCCGTGCTCGCCTTCCTGCTGGAGGCGTACGACGAGGACGAGGCGCCGAACACCAAGGGCGGCGTGGACAAGCGCACAGTTATGCGGTTCGACCCGCGGCTGGCCCCGGTCAAGGTGGCGGTGCTGCCGCTGTCCCGCAACGAGGCGCTGTCGCCGAAGGCGAAGGACCTCGCGGCGCTGCTGCGCAAGCGCTGGGTGGTGGAGTTCGACGACTCGCAGGCGATCGGCCGCCGCTACCGCCGGCAGGACGAGATCGGCACCCCGTTCTGCGTGACTGTCGACTTCGACACCCTGGACGACAACGCCGTGACGGTTCGCAACCGGGACACCATGGCCCAGGAGCGGGTCTCCCTGGATCAGGTCGAGCGCTACCTGATCGAGCGCCTCCCCGGCTGCTGAGGTGTAAGGAAGGGCCCCTTCTTAACGCCTCCGGTAGAGGAGGGGACCCTTCTTAACACCACACGCCCGAGCGGTGCGCATCACGGCTGCGGGAGCGGCGGGGGCCGCTCGGGCGGGTCGACCCGTACCCGGAGGGTGGCACCGAGCCCCCGCCGCGACTCGTACGCGTCCTCGATGGTCCGCCGGATCCGGTCCGGGTGGCGCCGCAGCTGCGCCGGCGTGACGTGCAGGACCATGACGCCGTGCCGGCTCAGCTCGTTGTGCCGCTCCAACGTTCGCGCCCAGTCGCTCGGACTGAAGTGGTACTCCTGCGAGTCGACCTCCAGCGCCACCGCCGAGTCGGTGAGGTATCCGTCCGGCGTCGGCAGCGCCACCCCCTCCGCGCTGCGCAGGCGCGGATTCCACCGGATCTCCGGCAACGCCGGGCTGCCCGCCAGGCACTCCCGCAGCTCCGCCTCCGGCGCCGACCGGGTGCCGGCCACCACCTCGGCGTACGCCATCCTGATCAGCGCCGTGCGACTGCGCCGCGCCCGGCGGATCTCCTCGTCCAGCGCGGCGAGGTCGGTGAACCCGCGCTGCACGGACTCGGCGACGATGGCCCGCACCGGACGCGGTTGCCGCAGGTCGCGGGCCGCGTCCACCACAGCCCGGGCGGGCGAGCACACCGGGTAGAGCGTGGCCGACCGGGCTCGGTCGTCCAGACTCAGGGCCCGCCGGATCAGGGCAAACCCGGCCGATCGACGCCGCGCGTGGTGCGGCACCACCAGGTGTACGTCGGTGCTGCGCGGAATCTGCCGGAATCCGTACCAGGTCAGCGCCGCCAGGCCGGTGAGCTGGGCCTGCCCTCCGGCGTAGAGCGCCGCGGAGATCCGACGTTGCTCGTCGGTCAGCACCCCGGTGACCAGGGCGTACGTCGCTGGGAGGACGCGTTGCCACAGGCCACGCCGGGCCTGGCGGTACAGGTACATGTCGTCGTAGCCGGCCTCCAGCAATTGGGCGCGGGTGGCGACGTTCTGCTGGCGTTCGACCACCGCGGCCAGTTCGGGTGGATGTTCACGCATGGGCCGCAGCATGGCCAGCGGAGCGGGGTCGCGTCCCGCCCGGCCCGTCCCCGCTGTGGATATCCCGCAGGCTGTGGAGAACTGTCTC
Above is a window of Micromonospora coriariae DNA encoding:
- a CDS encoding type IV toxin-antitoxin system AbiEi family antitoxin domain-containing protein, encoding MREHPPELAAVVERQQNVATRAQLLEAGYDDMYLYRQARRGLWQRVLPATYALVTGVLTDEQRRISAALYAGGQAQLTGLAALTWYGFRQIPRSTDVHLVVPHHARRRSAGFALIRRALSLDDRARSATLYPVCSPARAVVDAARDLRQPRPVRAIVAESVQRGFTDLAALDEEIRRARRSRTALIRMAYAEVVAGTRSAPEAELRECLAGSPALPEIRWNPRLRSAEGVALPTPDGYLTDSAVALEVDSQEYHFSPSDWARTLERHNELSRHGVMVLHVTPAQLRRHPDRIRRTIEDAYESRRGLGATLRVRVDPPERPPPLPQP